Proteins from a genomic interval of Musa acuminata AAA Group cultivar baxijiao chromosome BXJ1-9, Cavendish_Baxijiao_AAA, whole genome shotgun sequence:
- the LOC135580920 gene encoding pentatricopeptide repeat-containing protein At1g76280-like isoform X5, translating into METWKIMEDKMIDINKKSCIFILQAFSKGGYIKEAFNWLNFLAENDRMHYVPMFNIFLSGCWSSKSFNHVDRCLELMENQLVGKSEITHWELLKLAVLQRNLSAVHEIWKEYTRYYSPSVIMLRKFIWCYAKLGDLDSGNAALKHLLVLARQGRASLSISGTGNYQSSAVDIPIPTKEKSYEKRFSLDNLSSLTFEGNPEKNEGPVEVSMDESSMGHHSIMKNLELKKSFESQSKLNIIDALLLKINGNTFFNELGKGRCIPVAHTIYDGAVRIDSSNFQVKQEDFSELSSGKMKQGLEMTSCPLKNLLRWSFNDMIHACAQSNNYQMAEQLFLQMLDIGLKPSEHTYDGFVKAAIEGKGVDYGMKVVKMMQERNIKPYNNTFAVLSVGYSRTFELDMAESFSNKISDKLPKNIHTFNTLLAACGFMDEPERAVRVLAKIKRLKIKLNIRTYELMFTLFGTVNVPYERGNILSHMDVTKRIGAIEMDMMKNGIHHSYASMKNLIRALGSEGMIQDMLRYLDIAENLLWQTDAHQTNDLYNIVLHALVKAKEVSRLLNSAVNRHKAIEVFRSMRSCGLPANVATYNIMIECCSMLKCFKSACAIISLMLREGFYPQTLTYTALIKVLLANEDFEGALNLLDQSHSEAIQLDVQLFNTILREAYIKRRIDVVELVVESMHREKIQPNPTSLWYTFSAYVESDFHSTAMEALQVLSMRMISEDNEILQGKKSVFEELILNEDPDVESEIIKTFKGSQEFLATALMNLRWCAIMGYSISWSPEESQWAKRLANKVST; encoded by the exons ATGGAGACATGGAAAATCATGGAGGACAAAATGATAGACATAAACAAGAAAAGTTGTATATTCATACTTCAAGCTTTCAGCAAAGGAGGATACATTAAGGAG GCATTTAACTGGCTCAATTTTCTTGCGGAAAATGATCGGATGCATTATGTGCCAATGTTCAATATTTTCTTAAGTGGATGCTGGAGTTCAAAGAGCTTTAATCATGTAGACCGCTGCTTGGAGCTAATGGAAAACCAACTTGTTGGCAAGTCTGAAATAACTCATTGGGAACTTCTTAAG CTTGCAGTTTTGCAGAGGAACTTGTCTGCAGTTCATGAGATTTGGAAGGAATATACTAGATATTACAGTCCAAGTGTCATAATGCTACGGAAATTTATTTGGTGCTATGCTAAATTAGGCGATCTTGATTCTGGAAATGCTGCCTTGAAGCATCTTTTGGTGCTTGCTAGGCAAGGACGTGCCTCACTTTCCATATCTGGCACAGGGAATTATCAATCATCAGCAGTAGATATTCCTATACCAACAAAAGAGAAGTCATATGAAAAGAGATTTTCATTAGACAATTTGAGTTCCTTGACATTTGAAGGAAACCCAGAGAAAAATGAAGGCCCCGTTGAAGTTAGCATGGATGAATCCAGTATGGGACACCACAGCATCATGAAGAATCTTGAATTGAAGAAAAGTTTTGAAAGtcaatcaaaattgaatataATTGATGCACTTCTATTGAAAATCAATGGAAATACTTTTTTTAATGAATTAGGGAAAGGTAGATGCATTCCTGTGGCCCATACAATCTATGATGGTGCTGTTCGAATTGACAGTTCAAACTTCCAAGTCAAACAAGAAGATTTTTCTGAACTTAGCAGTGGAAAGATGAAACAAGGATTGGAAATGACCTCTTGTCCACTTAAGAACTTGTTGAGGTGGTCTTTCAATGACATGATACATGCCTGTGCACAATCTAATAACTACCAAATGGCTGAGCAGCTATTTCTGCAG atgCTTGACATTGGATTGAAACCATCAGAGCATACATACGATGGCTTTGTTAAAGCTGCCATTGAAGGGAAAGGAGTTGATTATGGCATGAAAGTG GTTAAGATGATGCAGGAAAGGAACATCAAGCCATATAATAACACTTTTGCAGTTCTCTCAGTTGGTTACAGCAGAACTTTTGAACTGGATATGGCTGAGTCCTTTTCAAATAAAATATCTGATAAATTACCGAAGAACATACATACCTTCAATACCTTACTTGCTGCCTGTGGTTTCATG GATGAGCCAGAACGTGCTGTCCGTGTACTGGCAAAAATCAAGAGATTGAAAATCAAGTTAAATATCAGGACTTATGAACTCATGTTTACCTTGTTTGGCACCGTCAATGTTCCTTATGAGAGAGGAAATATACTCTCACATATGGATGTTACCAAAAGAATAGGTGCCATCGAGATGGATATGATGAAGAATGGAATTCATCACAGTTATGCATCCATGAAGAATCTG ATAAGAGCTCTAGGATCTGAAGGTATGATACAAGACATGCTGCGGTATTTAGATATTGCTGAGAACTTGCTATGGCAGACCGATGCTCATCAAACAAATGATTTGTATAATATTGTACTGCATGCACTAGTCAAGGCAAAAGAGGTATCTAGACTTCTGAATAGTGCAGTAAAT agacaCAAGGCAATTGAAGTCTTCAGAAGTATGAGATCATGCGGTCTTCCAGCTAATGTTGCAACATACAATATCATGATAGAATGTTGCAGCATGCTCAAATGTTTCAAATCTGCATGTGCAATTATTTCCTTAATGTTGCGAGAAGGCTTCTATCCACAGACTTTGACCTATACTGCACTGATTAAG GTTCTTTTGGCAAATGAAGACTTTGAGGGTGCTCTGAATCTTTTGGATCAATCACACTCTGAAgctattcagcttgatgtccagctTTTTAACACAATTCTTCGAGAAGCATATATAAAG AGAAGAATTGATGTTGTAGAGCTTGTTGTTGAGAGTATGCACAGGGAGAAAATCCAACCTAATCCTACATCCCTTTGGTATACATTCTCTGCATATGTAGAGAGTGATTTTCACAGCACAGCTATGGAAGCTCTACAGGTGTTGAGCATGCGGATGATCTCTGAAGACAATGAAATTCTTCAAGGGAAGAAATCTGTTTTCGAGGAACTCATTCTTAATGAAGACCCAGATGTTGAGTCAGAGATCATCAAAACTTTTAAAGGTTCTCAAGAGTTTCTTGCAACTGCTCTGATGAACTTAAGATGGTGTGCCATTATGGGTTACTCAATATCATGGTCTCCCGAGGAAAGTCAATGGGCCAAAAGGCTTGCCAACAAAGTATCTACTTGA
- the LOC135580920 gene encoding pentatricopeptide repeat-containing protein At1g76280-like isoform X6, protein MHYVPMFNIFLSGCWSSKSFNHVDRCLELMENQLVGKSEITHWELLKLAVLQRNLSAVHEIWKEYTRYYSPSVIMLRKFIWCYAKLGDLDSGNAALKHLLVLARQGRASLSISGTGNYQSSAVDIPIPTKEKSYEKRFSLDNLSSLTFEGNPEKNEGPVEVSMDESSMGHHSIMKNLELKKSFESQSKLNIIDALLLKINGNTFFNELGKGRCIPVAHTIYDGAVRIDSSNFQVKQEDFSELSSGKMKQGLEMTSCPLKNLLRWSFNDMIHACAQSNNYQMAEQLFLQMLDIGLKPSEHTYDGFVKAAIEGKGVDYGMKVVKMMQERNIKPYNNTFAVLSVGYSRTFELDMAESFSNKISDKLPKNIHTFNTLLAACGFMDEPERAVRVLAKIKRLKIKLNIRTYELMFTLFGTVNVPYERGNILSHMDVTKRIGAIEMDMMKNGIHHSYASMKNLIRALGSEGMIQDMLRYLDIAENLLWQTDAHQTNDLYNIVLHALVKAKEVSRLLNSAVNRHKAIEVFRSMRSCGLPANVATYNIMIECCSMLKCFKSACAIISLMLREGFYPQTLTYTALIKVLLANEDFEGALNLLDQSHSEAIQLDVQLFNTILREAYIKRRIDVVELVVESMHREKIQPNPTSLWYTFSAYVESDFHSTAMEALQVLSMRMISEDNEILQGKKSVFEELILNEDPDVESEIIKTFKGSQEFLATALMNLRWCAIMGYSISWSPEESQWAKRLANKVST, encoded by the exons ATGCATTATGTGCCAATGTTCAATATTTTCTTAAGTGGATGCTGGAGTTCAAAGAGCTTTAATCATGTAGACCGCTGCTTGGAGCTAATGGAAAACCAACTTGTTGGCAAGTCTGAAATAACTCATTGGGAACTTCTTAAG CTTGCAGTTTTGCAGAGGAACTTGTCTGCAGTTCATGAGATTTGGAAGGAATATACTAGATATTACAGTCCAAGTGTCATAATGCTACGGAAATTTATTTGGTGCTATGCTAAATTAGGCGATCTTGATTCTGGAAATGCTGCCTTGAAGCATCTTTTGGTGCTTGCTAGGCAAGGACGTGCCTCACTTTCCATATCTGGCACAGGGAATTATCAATCATCAGCAGTAGATATTCCTATACCAACAAAAGAGAAGTCATATGAAAAGAGATTTTCATTAGACAATTTGAGTTCCTTGACATTTGAAGGAAACCCAGAGAAAAATGAAGGCCCCGTTGAAGTTAGCATGGATGAATCCAGTATGGGACACCACAGCATCATGAAGAATCTTGAATTGAAGAAAAGTTTTGAAAGtcaatcaaaattgaatataATTGATGCACTTCTATTGAAAATCAATGGAAATACTTTTTTTAATGAATTAGGGAAAGGTAGATGCATTCCTGTGGCCCATACAATCTATGATGGTGCTGTTCGAATTGACAGTTCAAACTTCCAAGTCAAACAAGAAGATTTTTCTGAACTTAGCAGTGGAAAGATGAAACAAGGATTGGAAATGACCTCTTGTCCACTTAAGAACTTGTTGAGGTGGTCTTTCAATGACATGATACATGCCTGTGCACAATCTAATAACTACCAAATGGCTGAGCAGCTATTTCTGCAG atgCTTGACATTGGATTGAAACCATCAGAGCATACATACGATGGCTTTGTTAAAGCTGCCATTGAAGGGAAAGGAGTTGATTATGGCATGAAAGTG GTTAAGATGATGCAGGAAAGGAACATCAAGCCATATAATAACACTTTTGCAGTTCTCTCAGTTGGTTACAGCAGAACTTTTGAACTGGATATGGCTGAGTCCTTTTCAAATAAAATATCTGATAAATTACCGAAGAACATACATACCTTCAATACCTTACTTGCTGCCTGTGGTTTCATG GATGAGCCAGAACGTGCTGTCCGTGTACTGGCAAAAATCAAGAGATTGAAAATCAAGTTAAATATCAGGACTTATGAACTCATGTTTACCTTGTTTGGCACCGTCAATGTTCCTTATGAGAGAGGAAATATACTCTCACATATGGATGTTACCAAAAGAATAGGTGCCATCGAGATGGATATGATGAAGAATGGAATTCATCACAGTTATGCATCCATGAAGAATCTG ATAAGAGCTCTAGGATCTGAAGGTATGATACAAGACATGCTGCGGTATTTAGATATTGCTGAGAACTTGCTATGGCAGACCGATGCTCATCAAACAAATGATTTGTATAATATTGTACTGCATGCACTAGTCAAGGCAAAAGAGGTATCTAGACTTCTGAATAGTGCAGTAAAT agacaCAAGGCAATTGAAGTCTTCAGAAGTATGAGATCATGCGGTCTTCCAGCTAATGTTGCAACATACAATATCATGATAGAATGTTGCAGCATGCTCAAATGTTTCAAATCTGCATGTGCAATTATTTCCTTAATGTTGCGAGAAGGCTTCTATCCACAGACTTTGACCTATACTGCACTGATTAAG GTTCTTTTGGCAAATGAAGACTTTGAGGGTGCTCTGAATCTTTTGGATCAATCACACTCTGAAgctattcagcttgatgtccagctTTTTAACACAATTCTTCGAGAAGCATATATAAAG AGAAGAATTGATGTTGTAGAGCTTGTTGTTGAGAGTATGCACAGGGAGAAAATCCAACCTAATCCTACATCCCTTTGGTATACATTCTCTGCATATGTAGAGAGTGATTTTCACAGCACAGCTATGGAAGCTCTACAGGTGTTGAGCATGCGGATGATCTCTGAAGACAATGAAATTCTTCAAGGGAAGAAATCTGTTTTCGAGGAACTCATTCTTAATGAAGACCCAGATGTTGAGTCAGAGATCATCAAAACTTTTAAAGGTTCTCAAGAGTTTCTTGCAACTGCTCTGATGAACTTAAGATGGTGTGCCATTATGGGTTACTCAATATCATGGTCTCCCGAGGAAAGTCAATGGGCCAAAAGGCTTGCCAACAAAGTATCTACTTGA